The Populus trichocarpa isolate Nisqually-1 chromosome 2, P.trichocarpa_v4.1, whole genome shotgun sequence genome has a window encoding:
- the LOC7481452 gene encoding serine/threonine-protein phosphatase BSL1 isoform X2, with translation MGSKPWLHPAPAYRALETYWSSDDDAPGPRCSHTLTAVAATKSHGPRLILFGGVTAIEGGASSAPGIRLDGATNSVHSYDVLTRKWTRIQAAGEPPSPRAAHAAAAVGTMVVFQGGIGPAGHSTDDLYVLDLSTDKFKWHRVVVQGQGPGPRYGHVMDLVAQRYLVIVSGNDGKRALSDAWVLDTAQKPYAWQRLNPEGDRPSARMYATASARSDGMFLLCGGRDSFGTALGDAYGLLMHRNGQWEWTLAPGVSPSTRYQHAAVFVGARLHVTGGALKGGRLVEGEAAVAVLDTAAGVWLDRNGIVTSSKTSKGHAEYDPSLELMRRCRHASASVGVRIYVYGGLKGDAVLDDFLVAENSPFQSDMNSPILTSERASTITSPRSNHYNLNSFGTTTPDGGSEIPLSGGISMDKNSMEKLREASAAEAEAANAVWQAAQAASSNPAEETSVSDDNSQVAEATSDGSDNEADVRLHPRAVVVAKEAVGNLGGLVRQLSLDQFENESRRMLPMNNDASYPARKFTRKKSPQGLHKKIISMLLRPRNWKAPANRRFFLDSYEVGELCYAAEQIFMQEPTVLQLKAPIKVFGDLHGQFGDLMRLFDEYGFPSTAGDITYIDYLFLGDYVDRGQHSLETITLLLALKIENPENVHLIRGNHEAADINALFGFRIECIERMGESDGIWAWTRFNQLFNCLPLAALIEKKIICMHGGIGRSIHSVEQIEKLERPITMDAGSIILMDLLWSDPTENDSIEGLRPNARGPGLVTFGPDRVSDFCKKNKLQLIIRAHECVMDGFERFAQGQLITLFSATNYCGTANNAGAILVVGRGLVVVPKLIHPLPPPLQSPETSPERVIDDAWMQELNIQRPPTPTRGRPQPDLDRNSLAYI, from the exons ATGGGATCCAAGCCATGGCTTCACCCAGCTCCCGCCTATCGGGCCTTGGAGACTTACTGGAGTTCTGATGATGATGCTCCTGGTCCTCGATGTAGCCACACCTTGACTGCCGTTGCTGCTACCAAGTCTCATGGCCCTCGACTCATCCTCTTCGGTGGTGTCACCGCTATCGAGGGCGGCGCTTCCTCCGCTCCTGGAATCA GATTGGATGGAGCCACTAATTCGGTTCATTCTTATGATGTTCTTACTAGGAAATGGACAAG AATACAAGCTGCTGGAGAGCCACCGTCTCCTAGGGCTGCGCACGCGGCAGCTGCTGTTGGTACTATGGTAGTTTTTCAG GGTGGGATAGGTCCAGCTGGGCATTCCACTGATGATCTCTATGTGCTTGACTTGAGCACTGACAAATTCAAGTGGCACCG AGTGGTTGTACAGGGACAAGGGCCTGGGCCTCGTTATGGCCATGTAATGGACTTGGTTGCCCAAAGGTACCTTGTTATTGTCAGTGGCAATGATG GTAAAAGAGCTCTATCTGATGCCTGGGTTTTGGACACTGCCCAGAAACCATATGCATGGCAGAGGCTAAATCCTGAAGGTGATAGACCTTCTGCTcgaat GTATGCAACAGCTAGTGCCCGTTCAGATGGAATGTTTTTGCTTTGTGGTGGAAGAGACTCCTTTGGCACA GCACTTGGGGATGCTTATGGGCTTCTAATGCATAGAAATGGTCAGTGGGAGTGGACCCTTGCGCCTGGGGTGTCTCCATCAACAAGGTATCAACATGCTGCG GTTTTTGTTGGTGCACGTTTGCATGTTACAGGAGGAGCCCTAAAGGGAGGACGCTTAGTAGAAGGGGAAGCAGCTGTTGCTG TGCTGGACACTGCTGCGGGCGTTTGGTTGGATAGAAATGGGATAGTTACCTCTTCTAAAACCAGCAAGGGACATGCTGAATATGATCCTTCTTTGGAGCTAATGCGTCGTTGTCGCCATGCATCTGCATCTGTTGGTGTTCGTATATATGTCTACGGTGGTCTAAAAGGAG ATGCAGTGCTAGATGATTTTCTGGTTGCTGAAAATTCCCCATTCCAGTCAGACATGAATTCTCCCATTTTAACATCTGAGAGAGCCTCAACAATAACAAGTCCCCGATCAAaccattataatttaaattcttttggaACAACTACCCCTGATGGTGGATCAGAGATCCCTTTATCTGGTGGTATCAG CATGGACAAAAATTCTATGGAGAAATTAAGGGAGGCATCTGCTGCGGAAGCTGAGGCAGCTAATGCTGTCTGGCAAGCTGCTCAGGCAGCATCTTCCAATCCTGCAGAAGAAACATCTGTATCTGATGACAATTCACAAGTGGCAGAAGCAACTTCAGATGGAAGTGACAATGAGGCTGATGTTCGCCTTCATCCTAGAGCT GTGGTGGTTGCTAAAGAGGCTGTGGGAAACCTGGGTGGGTTGGTAAGGCAATTGTCATTGGATCAATTCGAAAATGAAAGTAGAAGGATGCTTCCTATGAATAATGATGCATCTTATCCTGCCAGAAAGTTCACCAGAAAAAAGTCTCCTCAAGGCCTGCATAAGAAG ATTATTTCCATGTTGCTTAGGCCTCGAAACTGGAAAGCTCCTGCAAATAGGAGATTTTTCCTGGATTCTTATGAAGTTGGGGAACTTTGTTATGCTGCTGAACAAATATTTATGCAAGAGCCAACGGTTCTGCAATTGAAAGCCCCAATAAAAGTCTTTGGTGATCTTCATGGACAGTTTGGTGACTTAATGCGTCTATTTGATGAATATGGATTTCCATCGACAGCAGGAGACATTAC GTACATCGACTATTTGTTTCTGGGAGACTATGTTGATCGAGGGCAGCACAGTTTGGAGACCATAACTTTGCTTCTTGCTCTTAAG ATTGAGAATCCCGAGAATGTCCACCTGATACGTGGTAACCATGAAGCTGCTGATATAAATGCGCTCTTTGGTTTTCGTATTGAATGCATTGAAAGAATG GGAGAGAGTGATGGAATATGGGCATGGACACGTTTCAATCAACTTTTCAACTGTCTTCCACTCGCTGCGCTTATTGAGAAGAAAATTATCTGTATGCATGGTGGCATAGGAAGATCCATTCATTCAGTGGAACAGATAGAGAAGCTGGAGAGGCCCATAACAATGGATGCTGGATCTATAATTCTAATGGATCTTCTATG GTCGGATCCTACCGAAAATGATAGCATAGAGGGTTTGAGACCAAATGCTAGGGGTCCTGGTCTTGTCACTTTTGGG CCTGATCGTGTATCCGACTTctgtaagaaaaataagttaCAGCTGATTATTAGGGCGCATGAATGTGTCATGGATGGGTTTGAACGGTTTGCCCAAGGGCAATTGATTACTCTATTTTCTGCAACCAACTATTGTG GGACTGCAAACAATGCTGGAGCTATACTGGTGGTTGGCAGGGGTTTGGTTGTGGTTCCAAAATTAATTCATCCCTTGCCACCTCCCCTTCAATCACCAGAGACGTCTCCGGAACGTGTCATTGATGATGCATGGATGCAG GAGCTTAACATCCAAAGACCACCAACTCCAACACGTGGTCGCCCTCAACCTGACCTTGACAGAAACTCACTTGCGTACATATGA
- the LOC7481452 gene encoding serine/threonine-protein phosphatase BSL1 isoform X1: MGSKPWLHPAPAYRALETYWSSDDDAPGPRCSHTLTAVAATKSHGPRLILFGGVTAIEGGASSAPGIRLDGATNSVHSYDVLTRKWTRIQAAGEPPSPRAAHAAAAVGTMVVFQGGIGPAGHSTDDLYVLDLSTDKFKWHRVVVQGQGPGPRYGHVMDLVAQRYLVIVSGNDGKRALSDAWVLDTAQKPYAWQRLNPEGDRPSARMYATASARSDGMFLLCGGRDSFGTALGDAYGLLMHRNGQWEWTLAPGVSPSTRYQHAAVFVGARLHVTGGALKGGRLVEGEAAVAVLDTAAGVWLDRNGIVTSSKTSKGHAEYDPSLELMRRCRHASASVGVRIYVYGGLKGDAVLDDFLVAENSPFQSDMNSPILTSERASTITSPRSNHYNLNSFGTTTPDGGSEIPLSGGISSMDKNSMEKLREASAAEAEAANAVWQAAQAASSNPAEETSVSDDNSQVAEATSDGSDNEADVRLHPRAVVVAKEAVGNLGGLVRQLSLDQFENESRRMLPMNNDASYPARKFTRKKSPQGLHKKIISMLLRPRNWKAPANRRFFLDSYEVGELCYAAEQIFMQEPTVLQLKAPIKVFGDLHGQFGDLMRLFDEYGFPSTAGDITYIDYLFLGDYVDRGQHSLETITLLLALKIENPENVHLIRGNHEAADINALFGFRIECIERMGESDGIWAWTRFNQLFNCLPLAALIEKKIICMHGGIGRSIHSVEQIEKLERPITMDAGSIILMDLLWSDPTENDSIEGLRPNARGPGLVTFGPDRVSDFCKKNKLQLIIRAHECVMDGFERFAQGQLITLFSATNYCGTANNAGAILVVGRGLVVVPKLIHPLPPPLQSPETSPERVIDDAWMQELNIQRPPTPTRGRPQPDLDRNSLAYI, from the exons ATGGGATCCAAGCCATGGCTTCACCCAGCTCCCGCCTATCGGGCCTTGGAGACTTACTGGAGTTCTGATGATGATGCTCCTGGTCCTCGATGTAGCCACACCTTGACTGCCGTTGCTGCTACCAAGTCTCATGGCCCTCGACTCATCCTCTTCGGTGGTGTCACCGCTATCGAGGGCGGCGCTTCCTCCGCTCCTGGAATCA GATTGGATGGAGCCACTAATTCGGTTCATTCTTATGATGTTCTTACTAGGAAATGGACAAG AATACAAGCTGCTGGAGAGCCACCGTCTCCTAGGGCTGCGCACGCGGCAGCTGCTGTTGGTACTATGGTAGTTTTTCAG GGTGGGATAGGTCCAGCTGGGCATTCCACTGATGATCTCTATGTGCTTGACTTGAGCACTGACAAATTCAAGTGGCACCG AGTGGTTGTACAGGGACAAGGGCCTGGGCCTCGTTATGGCCATGTAATGGACTTGGTTGCCCAAAGGTACCTTGTTATTGTCAGTGGCAATGATG GTAAAAGAGCTCTATCTGATGCCTGGGTTTTGGACACTGCCCAGAAACCATATGCATGGCAGAGGCTAAATCCTGAAGGTGATAGACCTTCTGCTcgaat GTATGCAACAGCTAGTGCCCGTTCAGATGGAATGTTTTTGCTTTGTGGTGGAAGAGACTCCTTTGGCACA GCACTTGGGGATGCTTATGGGCTTCTAATGCATAGAAATGGTCAGTGGGAGTGGACCCTTGCGCCTGGGGTGTCTCCATCAACAAGGTATCAACATGCTGCG GTTTTTGTTGGTGCACGTTTGCATGTTACAGGAGGAGCCCTAAAGGGAGGACGCTTAGTAGAAGGGGAAGCAGCTGTTGCTG TGCTGGACACTGCTGCGGGCGTTTGGTTGGATAGAAATGGGATAGTTACCTCTTCTAAAACCAGCAAGGGACATGCTGAATATGATCCTTCTTTGGAGCTAATGCGTCGTTGTCGCCATGCATCTGCATCTGTTGGTGTTCGTATATATGTCTACGGTGGTCTAAAAGGAG ATGCAGTGCTAGATGATTTTCTGGTTGCTGAAAATTCCCCATTCCAGTCAGACATGAATTCTCCCATTTTAACATCTGAGAGAGCCTCAACAATAACAAGTCCCCGATCAAaccattataatttaaattcttttggaACAACTACCCCTGATGGTGGATCAGAGATCCCTTTATCTGGTGGTATCAG CAGCATGGACAAAAATTCTATGGAGAAATTAAGGGAGGCATCTGCTGCGGAAGCTGAGGCAGCTAATGCTGTCTGGCAAGCTGCTCAGGCAGCATCTTCCAATCCTGCAGAAGAAACATCTGTATCTGATGACAATTCACAAGTGGCAGAAGCAACTTCAGATGGAAGTGACAATGAGGCTGATGTTCGCCTTCATCCTAGAGCT GTGGTGGTTGCTAAAGAGGCTGTGGGAAACCTGGGTGGGTTGGTAAGGCAATTGTCATTGGATCAATTCGAAAATGAAAGTAGAAGGATGCTTCCTATGAATAATGATGCATCTTATCCTGCCAGAAAGTTCACCAGAAAAAAGTCTCCTCAAGGCCTGCATAAGAAG ATTATTTCCATGTTGCTTAGGCCTCGAAACTGGAAAGCTCCTGCAAATAGGAGATTTTTCCTGGATTCTTATGAAGTTGGGGAACTTTGTTATGCTGCTGAACAAATATTTATGCAAGAGCCAACGGTTCTGCAATTGAAAGCCCCAATAAAAGTCTTTGGTGATCTTCATGGACAGTTTGGTGACTTAATGCGTCTATTTGATGAATATGGATTTCCATCGACAGCAGGAGACATTAC GTACATCGACTATTTGTTTCTGGGAGACTATGTTGATCGAGGGCAGCACAGTTTGGAGACCATAACTTTGCTTCTTGCTCTTAAG ATTGAGAATCCCGAGAATGTCCACCTGATACGTGGTAACCATGAAGCTGCTGATATAAATGCGCTCTTTGGTTTTCGTATTGAATGCATTGAAAGAATG GGAGAGAGTGATGGAATATGGGCATGGACACGTTTCAATCAACTTTTCAACTGTCTTCCACTCGCTGCGCTTATTGAGAAGAAAATTATCTGTATGCATGGTGGCATAGGAAGATCCATTCATTCAGTGGAACAGATAGAGAAGCTGGAGAGGCCCATAACAATGGATGCTGGATCTATAATTCTAATGGATCTTCTATG GTCGGATCCTACCGAAAATGATAGCATAGAGGGTTTGAGACCAAATGCTAGGGGTCCTGGTCTTGTCACTTTTGGG CCTGATCGTGTATCCGACTTctgtaagaaaaataagttaCAGCTGATTATTAGGGCGCATGAATGTGTCATGGATGGGTTTGAACGGTTTGCCCAAGGGCAATTGATTACTCTATTTTCTGCAACCAACTATTGTG GGACTGCAAACAATGCTGGAGCTATACTGGTGGTTGGCAGGGGTTTGGTTGTGGTTCCAAAATTAATTCATCCCTTGCCACCTCCCCTTCAATCACCAGAGACGTCTCCGGAACGTGTCATTGATGATGCATGGATGCAG GAGCTTAACATCCAAAGACCACCAACTCCAACACGTGGTCGCCCTCAACCTGACCTTGACAGAAACTCACTTGCGTACATATGA